The proteins below come from a single Takifugu rubripes chromosome 10, fTakRub1.2, whole genome shotgun sequence genomic window:
- the zbtb47b gene encoding zinc finger and BTB domain-containing protein 47 isoform X2, protein MARGKLVRQELFWDSSEPHDAGSKCMTSSLHLCLQLIVEKTTDFPTAEFSLVEDVALHFTCLMDRLNEQRLFQPDLCDVDIVLVRQHSTFPAHKGVLAAYSPFFHSLFAQSKHLRRVDLSLDALTSQGLQQILNFIYTSKLLVSSRTVRDVLNAATLLQMSDIAASCRDLISNHSLRTSAEDMASGGDPAAVKVSPSRLYPEIKQESELGRAYRREGSSPFSVRVEDTGKTASQQKPYYPKEEGPTGGASSGVASLCKVERNGEEPKAADGHGSFNRDQIIVEVNLNNQTLNVSKGSEGKSAPETTAIFGRRRDKDSISEDDEENETENVGTVGDEEDEILRRGDMLGQSSEDEEEDEEEEENTLNIPCLEQPAAMERPRRGTRAFAMAGTAASLRQTLAEATLANQRQGGKRAPDMEALGQKVRLEEKQHFQCKKCPRIFNNRWYLEKHMTVTHNRMQSCSNCGKRFLLESELLLHQQTDCEKSIQCVTCGKAFKKLWSLHEHNKIVHGYAEKKFSCEICEKKFYTMAHVRKHMVAHTKDMPFTCETCGKSFKRSMSLKVHSLQHSGEKPFKCENCSERFQYKYQLRSHMSIHIGHKQFMCQWCGKDFNMKQYFDEHMKTHTGEKPYICEICGKSFTSRPNMKRHRRTHTGEKPYPCEVCGQRFRFSNMLKAHREKCFRISNPAGLDPPLASLAVDSGGQVQLAMLPATSAATPTTASNPQPIRGSHLSFPLQHSTPGLPPTPHLPPPPPLFCPGRINSNN, encoded by the exons ATGGCGAGGGGGAAACTGGTGCGGCAGGAGTTATTCTGGGACTCCTCGGAGCCTCACGACGCTGGATCAAAATG CATGACCTCCTCTCTGCATCTGTGCCTCCAGCTCATAGTGGAGAAGACCACAGACTTCCCCACTGCTGAGTTCTCTCTGGTGGAGGATGTGGCTCTGCACTTCACGTGTTTGATGGACAGGTTGAACGAGCAGCGCCTCTTCCAGCCTGACCTGTGCGACGTCGACATCGTCCTGGTGCGCCAGCACAGCACCTTCCCCGCACACAAGGGCGTGCTGGCGGCCTACAGCCCCTTCTTCCACTCCCTGTTCGCCCAGAGCAAGCATCTGCGGCGGGTGGACCTGTCGCTGGACGCTCTGACATCGCAGGGCTTGCAGCAGATCCTCAACTTCATCTACACCTCCAAACTGCTGGTGAGCAGTCGCACTGTCCGGGACGTGCTCAATGCTGCCACCCTCCTCCAGATGAGCGACATAGCGGCTTCCTGTCGAGATCTCATCAGCAACCACTCGCTCAGGACCTCCGCGGAAGACATGGCCAGCGGCGGCGACCCGGCCGCCGTGAAGGTGTCGCCCAGCCGATTGTACCCTGAGATCAAGCAGGAGTCGGAGCTGGGGAGAGCGTACAGGAGGGAGGGCAGCAGCCCCTTTTCTGTTCGAGTGGAGGACACAGGAAAGACGGCATCCCAGCAGAAGCCATATTACCCAAAGGAGGAGGGGCCGACAGGTGGCGCCAGCTCAGGCGTGGCATCTTTGTGCAAAGTGGAAAGGAACGGGGAAGAACCAAAGGCCGCCGATGGTCACGGCTCCTTTAACAGAGACCAGATCATAGTTGAGGTCAACCTGAACAACCAGACCCTTAACGTGTCGAAGGGGTCAGAGGGCAAATCCGCCCCGGAGACGACGGCCATCTTTGGCCGCCGCCGCGACAAAGACAGCATCTCGGAGGACGACGAGGAGAACGAGACGGAGAATGTCGGCACAGTTggagacgaggaggacgagaTCCTTAGGAGGGGGGACATGCTGGGGCAGAgcagcgaggacgaggaggaagacgaagaggaagaggagaacaccTTAAACATTCCCTGTTTGGAGCAGCCAGCGGCGATGGAGAGACCGCGCAGGGGGACCAGAGCTTTCGCCATGGCGGGCACCGCCGCCTCTTTGCGACAGACGCTGGCGGAGGCCACGTTGGCCAACCAGCGACAGGGCGGGAAGAGGGCGCCGGACATGGAGGCTCTGGGCCAGAaagtgaggctggaggagaagcagcattTCCAGTGTAAGAAGTGCCCTCGCATCTTCAACAACCGCTGGtacctggagaagcacatgacCGTCACCCACAACCgcatgcagagctgcagcaactgCGGGAAGCGCttcctgctggagagcgagctgctgctgcaccagcagACGGACTGCGAGAAGAGCATCCAG TGCGTCACGTGTGGCAAGGCCTTCAAAAAGCTCTGGTCGTTGCACGAGCACAACAAGATCGTCCACGGCTACGCGGAGAAGAAGTTCTCCTGCGAGATCTGCGAGAAAAAGTTTTACACCATGGCCCACGTGAGGAAGCACATGGTCG CCCACACCAAGGACATGCCGTTCACCTGTGAGACGTGCGGGAAGTCCTTCAAACGCAGCATGTCCCTGAAGGTCCACTCGCTGCAGCACTCGGGGGAGAAGCCCTTCAAGTGCGAG AACTGCAGCGAGCGCTTCCAGTACAAATATCAGCTGCGGTCCCACATGAGCATCCACATCGGACACAAACAGTTCATGTGTCAGTGGTGCGGGAAGGACTTCAACATGAAGCAATACTTCGACGAACACATGAAGACGCACACTG GAGAGAAGCCGTACATCTGTGAGATCTGCGGGAAGAGCTTCACCAGCCGGCCCAACATGAAGCGCCACCGCCGCACCCACACCGGGGAGAAGCCCTACCCCTGCGAGGTGTGCGGCCAGAGGTTTCGCTTCTCCAACATGCTCAAAGCCCACCGGGAAAAATGCTTCCGCATCAGCAACCCCGCCGGCCTCGACCCGCCCCTGGCCTCGCTCGCCGTGGACTCCGGCGGCCAGGTGCAGCTGGCGATGCTTCCCGCCACATCCgcggccacgcccaccactgCTTCTAACCCGCAACCCATCCGTGGAAGCCATCTATCCTTCCCCCTGCAGCACTCCACGCCAGGGCTGCCTCCCACTCCTCATTTACCCCCACCGCCTCCTTTGTTCTGTCCCGGTAGGATAAACTCCAACAACTAA
- the zbtb47b gene encoding zinc finger and BTB domain-containing protein 47 isoform X1, with product MARGKLVRQELFWDSSEPHDAGSKCMTSSLHLCLQLIVEKTTDFPTAEFSLVEDVALHFTCLMDRLNEQRLFQPDLCDVDIVLVRQHSTFPAHKGVLAAYSPFFHSLFAQSKHLRRVDLSLDALTSQGLQQILNFIYTSKLLVSSRTVRDVLNAATLLQMSDIAASCRDLISNHSLRTSAEDMASGGDPAAVKVSPSRLYPEIKQESELGRAYRREGSSPFSVRVEDTGKTASQQKPYYPKEEGPTGGASSGVASLCKVERNGEEPKAADGHGSFNRDQIIVEVNLNNQTLNVSKGSEGKSAPETTAIFGRRRDKDSISEDDEENETENVGTVGDEEDEILRRGDMLGQSSEDEEEDEEEEENTLNIPCLEQPAAMERPRRGTRAFAMAGTAASLRQTLAEATLANQRQGGKRAPDMEALGQKVRLEEKQHFQCKKCPRIFNNRWYLEKHMTVTHNRMQSCSNCGKRFLLESELLLHQQTDCEKSIQVQCVTCGKAFKKLWSLHEHNKIVHGYAEKKFSCEICEKKFYTMAHVRKHMVAHTKDMPFTCETCGKSFKRSMSLKVHSLQHSGEKPFKCENCSERFQYKYQLRSHMSIHIGHKQFMCQWCGKDFNMKQYFDEHMKTHTGEKPYICEICGKSFTSRPNMKRHRRTHTGEKPYPCEVCGQRFRFSNMLKAHREKCFRISNPAGLDPPLASLAVDSGGQVQLAMLPATSAATPTTASNPQPIRGSHLSFPLQHSTPGLPPTPHLPPPPPLFCPGRINSNN from the exons ATGGCGAGGGGGAAACTGGTGCGGCAGGAGTTATTCTGGGACTCCTCGGAGCCTCACGACGCTGGATCAAAATG CATGACCTCCTCTCTGCATCTGTGCCTCCAGCTCATAGTGGAGAAGACCACAGACTTCCCCACTGCTGAGTTCTCTCTGGTGGAGGATGTGGCTCTGCACTTCACGTGTTTGATGGACAGGTTGAACGAGCAGCGCCTCTTCCAGCCTGACCTGTGCGACGTCGACATCGTCCTGGTGCGCCAGCACAGCACCTTCCCCGCACACAAGGGCGTGCTGGCGGCCTACAGCCCCTTCTTCCACTCCCTGTTCGCCCAGAGCAAGCATCTGCGGCGGGTGGACCTGTCGCTGGACGCTCTGACATCGCAGGGCTTGCAGCAGATCCTCAACTTCATCTACACCTCCAAACTGCTGGTGAGCAGTCGCACTGTCCGGGACGTGCTCAATGCTGCCACCCTCCTCCAGATGAGCGACATAGCGGCTTCCTGTCGAGATCTCATCAGCAACCACTCGCTCAGGACCTCCGCGGAAGACATGGCCAGCGGCGGCGACCCGGCCGCCGTGAAGGTGTCGCCCAGCCGATTGTACCCTGAGATCAAGCAGGAGTCGGAGCTGGGGAGAGCGTACAGGAGGGAGGGCAGCAGCCCCTTTTCTGTTCGAGTGGAGGACACAGGAAAGACGGCATCCCAGCAGAAGCCATATTACCCAAAGGAGGAGGGGCCGACAGGTGGCGCCAGCTCAGGCGTGGCATCTTTGTGCAAAGTGGAAAGGAACGGGGAAGAACCAAAGGCCGCCGATGGTCACGGCTCCTTTAACAGAGACCAGATCATAGTTGAGGTCAACCTGAACAACCAGACCCTTAACGTGTCGAAGGGGTCAGAGGGCAAATCCGCCCCGGAGACGACGGCCATCTTTGGCCGCCGCCGCGACAAAGACAGCATCTCGGAGGACGACGAGGAGAACGAGACGGAGAATGTCGGCACAGTTggagacgaggaggacgagaTCCTTAGGAGGGGGGACATGCTGGGGCAGAgcagcgaggacgaggaggaagacgaagaggaagaggagaacaccTTAAACATTCCCTGTTTGGAGCAGCCAGCGGCGATGGAGAGACCGCGCAGGGGGACCAGAGCTTTCGCCATGGCGGGCACCGCCGCCTCTTTGCGACAGACGCTGGCGGAGGCCACGTTGGCCAACCAGCGACAGGGCGGGAAGAGGGCGCCGGACATGGAGGCTCTGGGCCAGAaagtgaggctggaggagaagcagcattTCCAGTGTAAGAAGTGCCCTCGCATCTTCAACAACCGCTGGtacctggagaagcacatgacCGTCACCCACAACCgcatgcagagctgcagcaactgCGGGAAGCGCttcctgctggagagcgagctgctgctgcaccagcagACGGACTGCGAGAAGAGCATCCAGGTACAG TGCGTCACGTGTGGCAAGGCCTTCAAAAAGCTCTGGTCGTTGCACGAGCACAACAAGATCGTCCACGGCTACGCGGAGAAGAAGTTCTCCTGCGAGATCTGCGAGAAAAAGTTTTACACCATGGCCCACGTGAGGAAGCACATGGTCG CCCACACCAAGGACATGCCGTTCACCTGTGAGACGTGCGGGAAGTCCTTCAAACGCAGCATGTCCCTGAAGGTCCACTCGCTGCAGCACTCGGGGGAGAAGCCCTTCAAGTGCGAG AACTGCAGCGAGCGCTTCCAGTACAAATATCAGCTGCGGTCCCACATGAGCATCCACATCGGACACAAACAGTTCATGTGTCAGTGGTGCGGGAAGGACTTCAACATGAAGCAATACTTCGACGAACACATGAAGACGCACACTG GAGAGAAGCCGTACATCTGTGAGATCTGCGGGAAGAGCTTCACCAGCCGGCCCAACATGAAGCGCCACCGCCGCACCCACACCGGGGAGAAGCCCTACCCCTGCGAGGTGTGCGGCCAGAGGTTTCGCTTCTCCAACATGCTCAAAGCCCACCGGGAAAAATGCTTCCGCATCAGCAACCCCGCCGGCCTCGACCCGCCCCTGGCCTCGCTCGCCGTGGACTCCGGCGGCCAGGTGCAGCTGGCGATGCTTCCCGCCACATCCgcggccacgcccaccactgCTTCTAACCCGCAACCCATCCGTGGAAGCCATCTATCCTTCCCCCTGCAGCACTCCACGCCAGGGCTGCCTCCCACTCCTCATTTACCCCCACCGCCTCCTTTGTTCTGTCCCGGTAGGATAAACTCCAACAACTAA
- the zbtb47b gene encoding zinc finger and BTB domain-containing protein 47 isoform X3, producing MLIVEKTTDFPTAEFSLVEDVALHFTCLMDRLNEQRLFQPDLCDVDIVLVRQHSTFPAHKGVLAAYSPFFHSLFAQSKHLRRVDLSLDALTSQGLQQILNFIYTSKLLVSSRTVRDVLNAATLLQMSDIAASCRDLISNHSLRTSAEDMASGGDPAAVKVSPSRLYPEIKQESELGRAYRREGSSPFSVRVEDTGKTASQQKPYYPKEEGPTGGASSGVASLCKVERNGEEPKAADGHGSFNRDQIIVEVNLNNQTLNVSKGSEGKSAPETTAIFGRRRDKDSISEDDEENETENVGTVGDEEDEILRRGDMLGQSSEDEEEDEEEEENTLNIPCLEQPAAMERPRRGTRAFAMAGTAASLRQTLAEATLANQRQGGKRAPDMEALGQKVRLEEKQHFQCKKCPRIFNNRWYLEKHMTVTHNRMQSCSNCGKRFLLESELLLHQQTDCEKSIQVQCVTCGKAFKKLWSLHEHNKIVHGYAEKKFSCEICEKKFYTMAHVRKHMVAHTKDMPFTCETCGKSFKRSMSLKVHSLQHSGEKPFKCENCSERFQYKYQLRSHMSIHIGHKQFMCQWCGKDFNMKQYFDEHMKTHTGEKPYICEICGKSFTSRPNMKRHRRTHTGEKPYPCEVCGQRFRFSNMLKAHREKCFRISNPAGLDPPLASLAVDSGGQVQLAMLPATSAATPTTASNPQPIRGSHLSFPLQHSTPGLPPTPHLPPPPPLFCPGRINSNN from the exons ATG CTCATAGTGGAGAAGACCACAGACTTCCCCACTGCTGAGTTCTCTCTGGTGGAGGATGTGGCTCTGCACTTCACGTGTTTGATGGACAGGTTGAACGAGCAGCGCCTCTTCCAGCCTGACCTGTGCGACGTCGACATCGTCCTGGTGCGCCAGCACAGCACCTTCCCCGCACACAAGGGCGTGCTGGCGGCCTACAGCCCCTTCTTCCACTCCCTGTTCGCCCAGAGCAAGCATCTGCGGCGGGTGGACCTGTCGCTGGACGCTCTGACATCGCAGGGCTTGCAGCAGATCCTCAACTTCATCTACACCTCCAAACTGCTGGTGAGCAGTCGCACTGTCCGGGACGTGCTCAATGCTGCCACCCTCCTCCAGATGAGCGACATAGCGGCTTCCTGTCGAGATCTCATCAGCAACCACTCGCTCAGGACCTCCGCGGAAGACATGGCCAGCGGCGGCGACCCGGCCGCCGTGAAGGTGTCGCCCAGCCGATTGTACCCTGAGATCAAGCAGGAGTCGGAGCTGGGGAGAGCGTACAGGAGGGAGGGCAGCAGCCCCTTTTCTGTTCGAGTGGAGGACACAGGAAAGACGGCATCCCAGCAGAAGCCATATTACCCAAAGGAGGAGGGGCCGACAGGTGGCGCCAGCTCAGGCGTGGCATCTTTGTGCAAAGTGGAAAGGAACGGGGAAGAACCAAAGGCCGCCGATGGTCACGGCTCCTTTAACAGAGACCAGATCATAGTTGAGGTCAACCTGAACAACCAGACCCTTAACGTGTCGAAGGGGTCAGAGGGCAAATCCGCCCCGGAGACGACGGCCATCTTTGGCCGCCGCCGCGACAAAGACAGCATCTCGGAGGACGACGAGGAGAACGAGACGGAGAATGTCGGCACAGTTggagacgaggaggacgagaTCCTTAGGAGGGGGGACATGCTGGGGCAGAgcagcgaggacgaggaggaagacgaagaggaagaggagaacaccTTAAACATTCCCTGTTTGGAGCAGCCAGCGGCGATGGAGAGACCGCGCAGGGGGACCAGAGCTTTCGCCATGGCGGGCACCGCCGCCTCTTTGCGACAGACGCTGGCGGAGGCCACGTTGGCCAACCAGCGACAGGGCGGGAAGAGGGCGCCGGACATGGAGGCTCTGGGCCAGAaagtgaggctggaggagaagcagcattTCCAGTGTAAGAAGTGCCCTCGCATCTTCAACAACCGCTGGtacctggagaagcacatgacCGTCACCCACAACCgcatgcagagctgcagcaactgCGGGAAGCGCttcctgctggagagcgagctgctgctgcaccagcagACGGACTGCGAGAAGAGCATCCAGGTACAG TGCGTCACGTGTGGCAAGGCCTTCAAAAAGCTCTGGTCGTTGCACGAGCACAACAAGATCGTCCACGGCTACGCGGAGAAGAAGTTCTCCTGCGAGATCTGCGAGAAAAAGTTTTACACCATGGCCCACGTGAGGAAGCACATGGTCG CCCACACCAAGGACATGCCGTTCACCTGTGAGACGTGCGGGAAGTCCTTCAAACGCAGCATGTCCCTGAAGGTCCACTCGCTGCAGCACTCGGGGGAGAAGCCCTTCAAGTGCGAG AACTGCAGCGAGCGCTTCCAGTACAAATATCAGCTGCGGTCCCACATGAGCATCCACATCGGACACAAACAGTTCATGTGTCAGTGGTGCGGGAAGGACTTCAACATGAAGCAATACTTCGACGAACACATGAAGACGCACACTG GAGAGAAGCCGTACATCTGTGAGATCTGCGGGAAGAGCTTCACCAGCCGGCCCAACATGAAGCGCCACCGCCGCACCCACACCGGGGAGAAGCCCTACCCCTGCGAGGTGTGCGGCCAGAGGTTTCGCTTCTCCAACATGCTCAAAGCCCACCGGGAAAAATGCTTCCGCATCAGCAACCCCGCCGGCCTCGACCCGCCCCTGGCCTCGCTCGCCGTGGACTCCGGCGGCCAGGTGCAGCTGGCGATGCTTCCCGCCACATCCgcggccacgcccaccactgCTTCTAACCCGCAACCCATCCGTGGAAGCCATCTATCCTTCCCCCTGCAGCACTCCACGCCAGGGCTGCCTCCCACTCCTCATTTACCCCCACCGCCTCCTTTGTTCTGTCCCGGTAGGATAAACTCCAACAACTAA
- the klhl40b gene encoding kelch-like protein 40b: MALPINPTDEPRVYQQTLLQDGLYDLLENDKLVDCVLKIKDKEFPCHRLVLCACSSYFRAIFLSDLEESKKKEIVLEDVEPGVMGLILKYLYTSKINVTEHNVQDIFAVANMYQIPSIFTVCVSFLQKRLSLSNCLAVFRLGLMLDCPRLAISARNYACERFQLISRDEDFFQLLPSELAAILSNDNLSVETEETVFEALMSWVSRDTEQREKELPGLLDCVRLRLVTEDYLKEAVEKHKLIASNPELREKLQLVRDAHTGKMPDVKKSKSKEGGGAENDGDKEEEGLLPGILNDSLRFGMFVRDLILMVNDTGAVAYDPAGNDCFLASLSTQIPKNHNSLVTRENQIFAAGGLFYDEQNKEDPLCSYFLQYDPVTADWMAMPPVPSPRFLFGLAEAENSIFVVGGRELKDQEQTLDSVLVYDRQSFKWGESDPSPYPVYGHSTVSHNDVVYVLGGKGDNKSCLKKVCAYDAKRFEWKELAPMTTARSLFGAVVHKDKIYVAAGVTDTGLTDSVEVYDIKSNKWSESTVFPQERSSVNLVSLADSLYAVGGFGMMPLEDSDELVPKEMNDIWRYDETQKKWTGILREIQYASGATVLGVRLNTLRLTKM, from the exons ATGGCACTGCCGATCAACCCGACGGACGAGCCGAGGGTGTACCAGCAGACGCTGCTCCAGGATGGCCTGTACGACCTGCTGGAGAATGACAAGCTGGTGGACTGCGTCCTGAAGATCAAGGACAAGGAGTTCCCCTGCCACCGGCTGGTCCTGTGCGCCTGCAGCTCCTACTTCCGCGCCATCTTCCTGTCGGACCTGGAGGAGAGCAAAAAGAAAGAGATTGTCTTGGAAGACGTGGAACCGGGGGTCATGGGACTCATCCTGAAATACTTATACACCTCCAAGATCAACGTGACGGAGCACAACGTCCAGGATATCTTCGCTGTCGCTAACATGTACCAGATCCCTTCGATTtttaccgtgtgtgtgtccttcctGCAGAAGCGCCTGAGCCTCAGCAACTGCCTGGCCGTCTTCAGACTCGGTCTGATGCTGGACTGTCCCCGGTTGGCCATCTCCGCTAGGAACTATGCCTGCGAGCGCTTCCAGCTCATCTCCAGAGACGAGGACTTCTTCCAGCTGCTTCCCAGTGAGCTGGCGGCCATTTTATCCAATGACAACCTTAgcgtggagacagaggagacggtTTTTGAAGCCCTGATGAGTTGGGTGTCCCGGGacacagagcagagggagaaggagctTCCGGGCCTGCTTGATTGTGTCCGCCTGCGTCTGGTGACCGAGGATTACCTGAAGGAGGCGGTGGAGAAACACAAGCTTATCGCTTCGAACCCTGAGCTGCGGGAGAAGCTTCAGCTGGTCAGAGACGCCCACACCGGCAAAATGCCAGATgtcaaaaaaagcaaaagcaaggaaggaggtggagcagagaaCGACggagacaaagaagaagaaggcctTCTGCCAGGTATCCTGAATGACAGCCTGCGGTTCGGGATGTTTGTCAGAGACTTGATCCTGATGGTCAACGACACGGGTGCCGTGGCCTACGACCCGGCCGGGAACGACTGCTTTTTAGCGTCGCTCTCCACGCAGATTCCCAAGAATCACAACAGCCTGGTCACCAGGGAGAACCAGATCTTCGCGGCCGGGGGGCTGTTCTACGATGAGCAGAACAAAGAGGATCCACTGTGCTCCTACTTCCTCCAG TACGACCCCGTCACTGCCGACTGGATGGCGATGCCTCCCGTCCCGTCTCCTCGCTTCTTGTTCGGGCTTGCTGAGGCTGAGAACTCCATCTTTGTTGTGGGCGGGAGGGAGCTGAAAGACCAGGAGCAGACCCTGGACTCTGTCCTGGTCTATGACAGACA ATCTTTTAAATGGGGTGAATCGGATCCATCTCCCTATCCGGTATACGGACATTCAACCGTATCACATAACGATGTTGTTTACGTCCTCGGAGGGAAAGGGGACAACAA GAGCTGCCTGAAAAAGGTGTGCGCGTACGACGCTAAGCGTTTCGAATGGAAGGAGCTCGCGCCCATGACGACCGCGCGCTCTCTCTTCGGCGCCGTCGTTCACAAGGACAAAATATACGTAGCGGCGGGAGTGACGGACACGGGGCTGACGGACTCCGTGGAGGTGTACGACATCAAATCTAACAA gtGGTCCGAGTCCACCGTGTTTCCTCAGGAGCGCAGCTCGGTAAACCTGGTATCTTTGGCCGACTCTCTGTACGCTGTAGGAGGCTTCGGCATGATGCCTCTGGAAGACAGCGACGAGCTAGTTCCCAAGGAAATGAATGACATCTGGAG ATATGATGAGACACAGAAGAAATGGACCGGGATCCTCAGAGAAATCCAGTATGCTTCAGGGGCCACCGTTCTGGGGGTCCGCCTCAACACCCTGAGACTCACCAAGATGTGA